A genomic window from Rhizobium sp. EC-SD404 includes:
- a CDS encoding sigma-54 dependent transcriptional regulator, translating to MSGALILLVEDDATLGASLRQRLELEGFGVSWARSAAEARALLASLQPAIILSDIRLPDGDGETVMRSHFDRNGLVPTIFMTAFGDIDQAVRLVRAGALNYVTKPFDLDQLIEELQNITHRSLVRETPADPFENSPVMREIGQMLKRAAATDMPVLLLGETGTGKEVAARYLHASGPRASTPFVPVNCGALPADLADSMIFGHERGSFTGAVGAHRGFIEETEGGTLFLDEIGDLPLPLQVKLLRVLESREYRRLGGSDTRTFNGRIVCATNQDLAVLIGEGKFREDLWFRINVITLELPPLRDRADDIGGLLETFVASAAQKAGRMPPDIDAEAIDAALAHRWPGNIREMINRVDRAVALGNDTVLTERDLFPDGSVARLKIRAQPADDTLLAAREAAERSQIVSALAKTESSLKDAAELLGISRTTLWDKMRRYGLSDQ from the coding sequence ATGTCGGGCGCACTGATTTTGCTGGTCGAAGACGATGCCACGCTCGGAGCCTCCCTGCGGCAAAGGCTGGAACTTGAAGGGTTTGGCGTGAGCTGGGCGCGCTCCGCCGCCGAGGCGCGCGCTTTGCTTGCATCGCTGCAGCCGGCGATCATCCTGTCCGACATTCGCCTGCCGGACGGAGATGGCGAGACAGTCATGCGCAGCCATTTCGATCGCAATGGTCTCGTGCCCACCATCTTCATGACGGCATTCGGCGATATCGACCAGGCCGTGCGGCTCGTGCGGGCCGGTGCGCTGAACTACGTGACCAAGCCGTTCGACCTCGATCAGCTGATCGAGGAACTTCAAAACATCACCCACAGATCGCTTGTCAGGGAAACACCGGCCGATCCGTTCGAGAACAGCCCGGTAATGCGCGAGATCGGACAGATGCTGAAACGCGCGGCTGCGACAGACATGCCGGTGCTGCTTCTCGGCGAGACGGGCACGGGCAAGGAAGTTGCTGCGCGATATCTCCATGCCAGCGGTCCACGGGCGTCGACGCCCTTCGTCCCGGTCAATTGCGGTGCGCTGCCGGCTGATCTTGCCGATTCCATGATCTTCGGTCACGAGCGCGGTTCGTTTACCGGTGCCGTCGGTGCGCATCGCGGCTTCATCGAGGAAACGGAAGGCGGCACGCTGTTCCTCGACGAGATCGGCGATTTGCCGCTGCCGCTCCAGGTGAAGCTTCTGCGGGTGCTGGAGTCGCGGGAATATCGCCGGCTTGGCGGGAGCGATACGCGGACGTTCAACGGCCGCATCGTTTGTGCGACGAACCAGGATCTCGCGGTACTCATCGGTGAGGGCAAGTTTCGCGAGGACCTCTGGTTTCGCATCAATGTGATCACGCTCGAGCTTCCCCCCTTGCGCGACCGGGCGGACGATATTGGCGGGCTTCTCGAGACCTTCGTCGCCTCGGCGGCGCAAAAAGCGGGTCGCATGCCGCCGGATATCGACGCGGAAGCAATCGACGCTGCCTTGGCGCATCGCTGGCCGGGCAACATCCGCGAGATGATCAACCGCGTCGATCGGGCGGTGGCGCTCGGCAACGACACCGTGCTGACCGAGCGCGACCTCTTTCCCGACGGCAGCGTGGCGCGATTGAAGATACGGGCGCAGCCCGCGGACGACACGCTTCTGGCGGCCCGGGAGGCGGCTGAACGTTCCCAGATCGTCTCGGCTCTGGCCAAGACCGAAAGCTCGCTCAAAGACGCTGCCGAGTTGCTCGGCATCTCGCGCACGACATTGTGGGACAAGATGCGCCGCTACGGTCTAAGCGATCAATGA